In Nocardia sp. NBC_00403, one DNA window encodes the following:
- a CDS encoding class I SAM-dependent methyltransferase, which produces MGIYNDQIVPRIVEVACGAKFNNPQRKRVCAGLHGRVVEIGFGSGLNVPFYPAAVQSISAVEPADLGWKLAAGRLATATVPIERAGLDGQSLPFADNSFDAALSTWTMCTIPDIATALAEVRRVLVPGGTLHFVEHGLAPDAKVQVWQHRLNPIQKAIAGGCHLDRDIRGLVETAGFEIRDVDVFYEQGPKFLTALTLGVAVSP; this is translated from the coding sequence GTGGGCATCTATAACGATCAGATCGTGCCGCGCATCGTCGAGGTGGCCTGCGGCGCGAAGTTCAACAATCCGCAGCGCAAGCGGGTCTGCGCCGGATTGCACGGGCGGGTGGTGGAGATCGGCTTCGGGTCCGGGCTCAATGTGCCCTTCTATCCGGCAGCGGTGCAGTCGATCAGCGCGGTCGAACCGGCGGATCTCGGGTGGAAGCTCGCCGCAGGACGCTTGGCCACGGCCACGGTGCCGATCGAACGCGCCGGCTTGGACGGTCAATCGCTCCCCTTCGCCGACAACTCTTTCGACGCCGCCCTCTCGACCTGGACGATGTGCACCATCCCGGACATCGCGACCGCACTGGCCGAGGTGCGCAGGGTGCTCGTTCCCGGCGGCACCCTGCACTTCGTCGAGCACGGCCTGGCGCCGGATGCGAAGGTGCAGGTCTGGCAGCACCGGCTCAACCCGATCCAGAAGGCCATCGCGGGCGGCTGTCACCTCGATCGCGATATTCGCGGGCTGGTCGAGACAGCAGGCTTCGAGATTCGCGACGTCGATGTCTTCTATGAGCAAGGCCCCAAGTTCCTGACGGCGCTCACCCTCGGTGTCGCGGTATCGCCCTGA
- the treZ gene encoding malto-oligosyltrehalose trehalohydrolase has protein sequence MTVFEVWAPRPERVRVEVDGSVHPMTRSTDGWWRAEVASAPTARYGFLLDDDPTVLPDPRSPRQPDGVHGRSALHALDPAVWTDSGWTGRQLAGAIYYELHIGAFTPAGTFDAAIARLDHLVDLGVTAVELMPVNAFDGTHNWGYDGVLWYAVAEPYGGPDGLQRFVNACHARGLAVTLDVVYNHLGPSGNYLPRFAPYLTEGRNTWGQSLNLDGPGSDTVRRFIIDNALRWLREFHIDALRLDAVHALVDSTATHLLAQLATETECLAAHLRRPLTLIAESDLNDATLITPRAAGGYGLSAQWNDDLHHAVHTAVSGERQGYYADFGTLGCLAHTLTNGFFHAGTYSSFRGRTHGRPLDTRVIPASALLAYTCTHDQVGNRAIGDRPSVNLTDGQLAIKAALVLLSPYTPMLFMGEEWGASTPFQFFTSHTDPVIGAATAVGRKAEFAEHGWDSDDVPDPQDPETFLRSKLDWSELGVARHAGLLGCYRALIALRRARAELTDPWLTHVAVDYDEDARWIVVHRGTVRLVCNLSAHPVTVPTVGTVLLAWGEPVEADSGTGVPGHSFVVVSAEEVTESERIR, from the coding sequence GTGACAGTGTTCGAGGTGTGGGCGCCGCGTCCGGAGCGGGTGCGGGTCGAAGTGGACGGTTCGGTGCATCCGATGACCAGGTCGACCGACGGGTGGTGGCGAGCCGAGGTGGCGTCCGCGCCGACTGCGCGCTACGGCTTCCTCCTCGATGACGATCCGACGGTGCTGCCCGATCCGCGCTCGCCTCGACAGCCCGACGGTGTGCACGGGCGCTCGGCGCTGCACGCTCTCGACCCGGCGGTATGGACCGACTCCGGCTGGACCGGACGGCAGCTGGCGGGCGCGATCTACTACGAACTGCACATCGGCGCCTTCACTCCGGCCGGCACGTTCGACGCGGCGATCGCACGTCTCGATCATCTGGTCGACCTCGGCGTGACCGCGGTCGAGCTGATGCCGGTGAACGCCTTCGACGGCACCCACAACTGGGGCTACGACGGTGTGCTCTGGTATGCGGTGGCCGAACCCTACGGTGGTCCCGACGGTTTGCAGCGCTTCGTGAATGCCTGTCACGCACGAGGATTGGCCGTCACACTCGATGTCGTCTACAACCACCTCGGGCCCTCCGGAAACTACCTGCCGCGCTTCGCGCCCTATCTGACCGAGGGACGCAATACCTGGGGTCAGAGCCTCAACCTGGACGGGCCCGGCTCGGATACGGTGCGCCGTTTCATCATCGACAACGCACTGCGCTGGCTGCGCGAGTTCCACATCGATGCGCTGCGGCTGGATGCGGTGCACGCACTGGTCGACAGCACCGCCACCCACCTGCTCGCTCAACTGGCCACCGAGACCGAATGCCTTGCTGCCCACCTGCGCAGGCCGCTGACCCTGATCGCGGAAAGCGATCTCAACGACGCGACGCTGATCACCCCGCGGGCGGCGGGCGGCTACGGGCTGAGCGCACAGTGGAACGACGATCTGCACCATGCCGTGCACACCGCGGTCTCCGGTGAAAGACAGGGCTACTATGCCGATTTCGGCACGCTCGGCTGCCTCGCGCATACCCTGACCAACGGTTTCTTTCATGCCGGAACGTATTCCAGCTTCCGTGGCCGCACCCACGGCCGCCCACTGGACACCAGGGTGATCCCCGCGAGCGCGCTACTGGCCTACACCTGCACCCACGATCAGGTCGGCAACCGCGCGATCGGTGACCGGCCGAGCGTCAACCTCACCGACGGGCAACTAGCGATCAAGGCCGCCCTCGTGCTGCTCTCGCCCTACACGCCGATGCTGTTCATGGGGGAGGAGTGGGGCGCGAGCACACCCTTCCAGTTCTTCACCTCGCACACCGATCCGGTGATCGGGGCCGCCACCGCCGTCGGCCGCAAGGCTGAATTCGCCGAGCACGGCTGGGATAGTGACGACGTGCCCGACCCGCAGGACCCGGAGACGTTTCTGCGCTCGAAACTCGACTGGTCGGAGCTGGGGGTCGCGCGCCATGCCGGGCTACTCGGCTGCTACCGCGCGCTCATCGCGCTGCGCCGCGCGCGGGCCGAGCTCACCGACCCGTGGCTGACCCATGTTGCGGTCGACTACGACGAGGACGCGCGCTGGATCGTCGTGCACCGAGGGACGGTGCGGCTGGTGTGCAACCTGTCCGCCCATCCGGTCACCGTGCCGACTGTCGGAACGGTATTGCTGGCCTGGGGCGAACCTGTCGAAGCCGATTCGGGGACTGGCGTTCCCGGGCATTCGTTCGTGGTGGTATCGGCGGAGGAGGTCACCGAGTCGGAGCGGATCCGGTAG
- a CDS encoding serine hydrolase domain-containing protein — protein MSNVASSGDFDLSGELPVGVGGSAAAEFGPLVRRFAKTFGNRRGAGAGLSVHLRGAPLVEIWTGSAGNTPWTKDTGSIIFSATKGVTATVIHRLADRGLLDYAAPMAEYWPEFGANGKAGITVRQVMTHRAGLSALSPIASGLEILDHQLMEERLAAAKPDHLLGVPAYHALTYGWLLAGLARAITGDGMAELFRTEVAEPLGIDGIHLGRPPASAPTSYAELAGNQLRPIGNPLTAKVLGFSYGIPGALGAAARCLFLPGVEAILEGENPPILSTELAAGNGVGTASALATMYGALANNGTADGRRYLSPRTIKALRRIESYRLDHALFYAPMLWHLGYHSMPMPGAHAGLGHIGLGGSFGWAEPRLGLSVGFVHNRLSVGQLTLDQSSAAWLLPMVVAGLRSTRRAAAVVETPEAA, from the coding sequence ATGAGCAACGTGGCTTCATCCGGGGACTTCGATCTGTCTGGCGAACTCCCGGTCGGGGTGGGCGGCAGCGCCGCCGCTGAATTCGGACCACTGGTACGCCGTTTCGCGAAGACATTCGGAAACCGTCGTGGCGCGGGCGCGGGGCTCTCGGTGCATCTGCGCGGTGCGCCTCTCGTCGAGATCTGGACCGGGAGCGCGGGCAACACGCCGTGGACCAAGGACACCGGATCCATCATCTTCTCGGCGACCAAAGGCGTCACTGCCACGGTGATCCACCGCCTCGCCGACCGCGGGTTGCTCGACTATGCCGCCCCGATGGCGGAGTACTGGCCGGAGTTCGGCGCCAATGGCAAAGCCGGCATCACCGTCCGTCAGGTGATGACCCACCGTGCGGGCCTGTCCGCGCTGAGTCCGATCGCCTCCGGTCTGGAAATCCTCGACCACCAGCTGATGGAGGAACGTCTCGCCGCCGCGAAACCCGATCACCTGCTGGGTGTTCCGGCCTATCACGCGCTCACCTACGGTTGGCTGCTCGCCGGGCTGGCTCGCGCGATCACCGGCGACGGTATGGCGGAGCTGTTCCGCACCGAGGTCGCCGAGCCGCTCGGCATCGACGGTATTCATCTGGGCCGCCCGCCCGCCTCCGCGCCGACCAGCTACGCCGAACTCGCAGGCAACCAGTTGCGTCCGATCGGAAACCCGCTCACCGCAAAGGTATTGGGTTTCAGCTATGGCATTCCCGGCGCGCTCGGCGCGGCTGCCCGCTGCCTGTTCCTACCCGGCGTCGAAGCGATCCTGGAGGGCGAGAATCCGCCCATCCTGAGCACCGAACTCGCTGCGGGCAACGGGGTGGGCACCGCATCGGCGCTGGCCACCATGTACGGTGCGCTGGCCAACAATGGAACGGCAGACGGTCGTCGGTACCTGTCGCCGCGGACCATCAAGGCGCTGCGCCGGATCGAGAGCTACCGGCTCGACCACGCGCTGTTCTATGCGCCGATGCTCTGGCACCTCGGCTACCACTCGATGCCGATGCCCGGTGCTCACGCGGGTCTCGGTCACATCGGTCTCGGCGGCTCGTTCGGCTGGGCCGAGCCGCGCCTCGGGCTTTCGGTCGGCTTCGTGCACAACCGGCTTTCGGTGGGGCAGTTGACCCTCGACCAATCCTCGGCGGCTTGGCTGCTGCCGATGGTGGTGGCCGGACTGCGCTCGACCAGGCGGGCCGCCGCCGTCGTGGAGACCCCCGAGGCGGCGTAG
- a CDS encoding Cmx/CmrA family chloramphenicol efflux MFS transporter, translating into MPLAVFVLGLSIFAQGTSELMLAGLLPEMATDLGVTIPRAGLLISAFALGMLVGAPVLAVVTLRWPRRDALLGFLAVFVAAHVVGASTSDYWVLFATRVVSAFVYAGFWALAATAAVSLVPENARGKAMSIVAGGLTIATIVGLPAGTVIGQHFGWRAAFWVVAGLSALSTIGVLAKIPGGRPTRVPQLRNELRTMANPRLWLSYATTALSTGSIFVTFSYLGAMLADTTGISETWIPAVLALYGLGSLIGISIGGRTSDAHPFRTLYVGAAGMTIIAAGLALTADLPAPVIVLVFLLGAFGFATNPALNTRVFTLAGAAPTLATATNYSAFNVGITVGPWLGGIAIGAGLGYASVGWIGAAMGGAMLATIAWAQHVHRRPAIATPEPQPLPELAH; encoded by the coding sequence ATGCCATTAGCCGTCTTCGTCCTGGGGTTGTCGATCTTCGCCCAGGGCACCTCGGAGCTGATGCTCGCCGGGCTGCTGCCCGAAATGGCCACCGATCTCGGCGTGACCATTCCGCGCGCAGGACTGCTGATTTCGGCATTCGCCCTCGGCATGCTGGTGGGCGCACCGGTACTCGCCGTGGTCACACTGCGCTGGCCGCGCCGCGATGCGCTGCTCGGCTTTCTCGCCGTCTTCGTCGCTGCCCACGTCGTCGGCGCCTCGACCTCGGACTACTGGGTGCTGTTCGCGACCAGGGTGGTGAGCGCCTTTGTCTACGCGGGGTTCTGGGCGCTGGCGGCGACCGCCGCGGTGAGCCTGGTGCCGGAGAACGCACGCGGCAAGGCGATGAGCATCGTCGCGGGCGGACTCACCATAGCCACCATCGTCGGGCTGCCCGCGGGCACCGTCATCGGCCAGCACTTCGGCTGGCGCGCGGCATTCTGGGTGGTCGCCGGGCTGTCGGCGCTCTCGACGATCGGCGTGCTCGCGAAGATTCCCGGCGGACGGCCGACCCGGGTGCCGCAATTGCGCAATGAACTGCGCACCATGGCCAATCCGCGGCTGTGGCTGTCCTACGCGACCACCGCGCTGTCCACCGGGTCGATCTTCGTGACCTTCTCCTACCTCGGTGCCATGCTCGCGGACACCACCGGAATCTCCGAAACCTGGATTCCCGCGGTGCTCGCGCTCTACGGCCTCGGCAGCCTGATCGGCATCAGCATCGGCGGCCGCACCTCCGACGCCCACCCCTTCCGCACGCTCTACGTCGGCGCGGCGGGCATGACCATCATCGCCGCGGGGCTGGCACTGACCGCAGACCTGCCCGCGCCGGTGATCGTTCTCGTATTCCTCTTGGGCGCATTCGGTTTCGCCACCAACCCGGCCCTCAACACCCGGGTCTTCACCCTGGCAGGCGCCGCCCCCACCCTCGCCACCGCCACCAACTACTCCGCGTTCAACGTCGGCATCACCGTCGGCCCCTGGCTCGGCGGCATCGCCATCGGCGCCGGCCTCGGCTACGCCTCGGTCGGCTGGATCGGCGCGGCGATGGGCGGTGCCATGCTGGCCACGATCGCCTGGGCCCAACATGTGCACCGCAGGCCCGCTATTGCGACACCGGAACCACAGCCCCTCCCCGAACTCGCCCACTGA
- a CDS encoding TetR/AcrR family transcriptional regulator, whose amino-acid sequence MARPRRFDEERAVDAAMRAFWTAGYEGTSTQDLCEATGLGRSSIYNTFTSKHDLFDRALQRYMTTKNATIFELLDSDQSAKAKIRALLWQVIDAPEEEPTGCLVVNSTVELALRDHAVAATLRIDQELRLAALTAAIESGQRAGDIERGRGARDLAHFVNATIAGMRVAARGGAGRDALEAIAGTALSAL is encoded by the coding sequence ATGGCACGACCGAGGCGATTCGACGAGGAGCGAGCGGTGGACGCGGCGATGCGCGCGTTCTGGACCGCCGGCTACGAGGGAACCTCCACCCAGGACCTGTGCGAGGCAACAGGACTCGGGCGCAGCAGCATCTACAACACCTTCACAAGCAAGCACGACCTGTTCGATCGAGCGCTACAGCGGTACATGACCACCAAGAACGCAACCATTTTCGAGCTGCTCGACAGCGACCAGTCGGCCAAAGCGAAGATTCGCGCACTGCTATGGCAGGTGATCGACGCACCCGAGGAGGAGCCGACCGGCTGCCTGGTGGTCAATTCGACCGTCGAGCTGGCCCTGCGCGATCACGCGGTAGCCGCCACGCTGCGCATCGATCAGGAGCTGCGATTGGCCGCGCTGACCGCCGCCATCGAAAGCGGCCAGCGGGCGGGCGATATCGAACGCGGCAGGGGTGCGCGCGATCTCGCACACTTCGTGAACGCCACCATCGCCGGAATGCGCGTGGCGGCGCGCGGTGGCGCGGGACGGGATGCACTGGAAGCCATTGCCGGCACCGCGCTCAGCGCACTGTAA
- a CDS encoding helix-turn-helix transcriptional regulator: MPYARRYLRRDIEWGRPTRPVRADKSGFRAGGHISPLTDRPLDGYGEQMLHGREAEQTIIDRLLHGAREGRSGALVIRGEPGIGKTALLDYAAAQGIPTVRSAGVESEAELPFAALHLLVRPGLELVDTLPGPQRDALRGAFGLTQHNPADRMLIGLAVLSLLAEEAADGPLLCLIDDAHWLDRATAETLLFAARRLDAEGVVIIFATRPADDDFPAPGLTELTVTGLRQDAAAALVDSRTGDLAPALRYRLLTEAAGNPLALLELPAVLAVEATGSGSASTGPNPLPLTQRLQVAFHGQVSRLPAPTRTLLLVAAAAGTDDLGTVLGAAAALGPQLSDLQPAEDAGLLHSNGRTLVFRHPLLRSAVYQGAPLAQRLAVHSALAEALRDPSDADLRAWHLAAAATGPDESTATALEETADRARRRSGFSGAVTAYERAAGLSIDAKARVRRLVLAAETASEAGQLDRARTLAERAAGQNSDPLLDARLDLVRATAEFGAGKPLSAHQLLLAGADLVRDGEPVHAARILAQAVHTAWYLGAPELADVAARLTALVLPESDSMTPIARYTVAAIEGRYTVDLRETAAAARRSGADSPRDLVQMCGAGLVVGQDEQVAELAQTLIAECRDQGRIALLPTLLFFRGEAEAFLGRPHEGRIAATEGLRIAEDIGQDHWISQLSSYLAYLAAFEGREQDCRALVERALSEQLGGAAAPGAPWTNSALGLLELGQGKVETALARLELLTAEPARHHVAGMRALPDLIEAAVRLGRPERAGDAMERLQSWAAGARQDWISALAHRCQALIGPETLAEDHFQAALALSGRPFEQARTQLLFGEWLRRSRRKVDARNQLSPALEIFERLDAAPWAERARTELAALGVGIAARPATGVLARLTPQELQIVRLAAQGMSNRDIAAQLFLSPRTVGHHLYKAYPKLGVLSRGELAELPLDVD; the protein is encoded by the coding sequence GTGCCATACGCCAGACGGTACCTGCGCCGCGACATCGAGTGGGGCAGGCCGACCAGACCTGTCCGCGCCGACAAATCGGGCTTTCGCGCAGGTGGGCATATATCGCCGCTGACCGACCGCCCGCTCGACGGCTACGGTGAGCAGATGCTCCATGGACGAGAGGCCGAACAAACAATCATCGATCGGCTACTGCACGGAGCCAGGGAGGGTCGCAGCGGCGCTCTCGTTATTCGCGGCGAGCCCGGAATCGGGAAGACGGCGCTGTTGGACTATGCGGCGGCCCAGGGTATTCCGACGGTGCGCAGTGCCGGTGTCGAGTCGGAGGCGGAGCTACCCTTCGCCGCGCTGCACCTGCTGGTGCGACCGGGACTCGAGTTGGTGGACACGCTGCCCGGCCCACAGCGCGATGCGCTGCGCGGCGCGTTCGGCCTGACCCAGCACAATCCGGCCGATCGGATGCTGATCGGACTCGCGGTGCTGTCACTGCTGGCCGAGGAAGCCGCCGATGGCCCGCTGCTGTGCCTGATCGATGACGCGCACTGGCTCGACCGTGCGACGGCCGAAACACTGCTGTTCGCGGCCAGGCGGCTGGATGCCGAGGGCGTCGTCATCATCTTCGCCACCCGGCCTGCGGACGACGATTTTCCCGCGCCCGGTCTGACGGAGCTGACCGTCACGGGATTGCGGCAGGACGCGGCGGCGGCACTGGTGGATAGCCGCACCGGCGATCTGGCTCCCGCGCTGCGCTATCGACTGTTGACCGAGGCGGCCGGCAACCCGCTGGCACTGCTGGAATTGCCCGCGGTGCTGGCCGTCGAGGCGACCGGCTCGGGTTCGGCGAGCACGGGGCCCAACCCGTTGCCGCTGACACAGCGCCTGCAGGTGGCCTTCCACGGCCAGGTCAGCAGGCTGCCCGCACCGACACGGACACTGCTGCTCGTCGCCGCCGCGGCAGGCACCGACGACCTCGGCACGGTGTTGGGTGCCGCGGCAGCCCTCGGCCCGCAGCTGTCGGATCTGCAACCCGCCGAGGACGCCGGTCTGCTGCACAGCAATGGTCGAACGCTGGTCTTCCGCCATCCACTGCTGCGTTCGGCGGTCTACCAGGGAGCACCGCTCGCACAGCGCCTCGCCGTGCACTCGGCGCTCGCCGAGGCGTTGCGCGATCCCTCGGACGCGGACCTGCGCGCCTGGCATTTGGCCGCCGCGGCAACAGGTCCCGATGAATCGACGGCCACCGCACTCGAGGAAACCGCCGACCGTGCGCGCCGGCGCAGCGGATTCTCCGGCGCCGTCACCGCCTACGAGCGTGCGGCCGGCTTGAGCATCGACGCGAAAGCCCGCGTCCGGAGACTGGTCTTGGCTGCCGAAACCGCAAGCGAGGCAGGACAATTGGACCGCGCCCGCACGCTCGCCGAACGCGCGGCAGGCCAGAACAGCGACCCGCTACTCGACGCGCGCCTGGACCTGGTGCGAGCGACCGCGGAATTCGGTGCAGGCAAACCACTCTCGGCCCATCAACTGCTGCTGGCAGGCGCGGACCTGGTGCGCGACGGCGAACCGGTGCACGCGGCCCGCATCCTGGCGCAGGCAGTGCACACGGCCTGGTATCTCGGCGCACCCGAATTGGCGGACGTCGCCGCGCGGCTGACCGCGCTGGTGTTGCCCGAGTCGGATTCTATGACGCCGATCGCCCGCTACACGGTCGCCGCCATCGAGGGCCGCTACACCGTCGACCTGCGCGAGACGGCCGCCGCGGCCCGCCGCAGCGGCGCCGACAGCCCGCGGGACCTGGTCCAGATGTGCGGCGCGGGCCTGGTCGTCGGTCAGGATGAGCAGGTCGCGGAGCTGGCGCAGACTCTCATCGCCGAGTGCCGCGACCAGGGTCGCATCGCCCTGCTGCCGACGCTGCTGTTCTTTCGCGGCGAAGCCGAGGCATTCCTCGGCAGGCCGCACGAGGGCCGGATCGCCGCGACCGAGGGACTGCGGATCGCCGAGGACATCGGGCAGGACCATTGGATCAGCCAGCTCAGCAGCTACCTCGCCTACTTGGCCGCATTCGAAGGACGTGAGCAGGACTGCCGGGCACTAGTCGAACGCGCGCTGTCCGAGCAACTCGGCGGGGCCGCGGCGCCCGGTGCGCCATGGACGAATTCGGCGCTCGGCCTGCTCGAGCTCGGCCAGGGCAAGGTCGAGACGGCACTGGCACGGCTGGAGCTGCTGACCGCCGAACCCGCCCGCCATCATGTCGCCGGGATGCGCGCCCTTCCGGATTTGATCGAGGCAGCGGTTCGGCTGGGCCGTCCGGAGCGGGCCGGAGACGCCATGGAACGGCTGCAGTCGTGGGCCGCGGGCGCACGGCAGGACTGGATCTCCGCGCTCGCCCACCGCTGTCAGGCGCTGATCGGTCCGGAAACCCTGGCGGAGGACCACTTTCAGGCCGCGCTCGCCCTCAGCGGCAGGCCGTTCGAGCAAGCGCGCACGCAGCTGCTGTTCGGCGAATGGTTGCGCCGCAGCCGCCGCAAGGTCGATGCACGCAACCAGTTGTCGCCCGCGTTGGAAATCTTCGAACGACTCGACGCCGCACCGTGGGCCGAGCGCGCTCGCACCGAACTCGCCGCGCTCGGCGTCGGCATCGCGGCACGTCCGGCGACCGGGGTGCTTGCCCGGCTGACCCCGCAGGAGCTGCAGATCGTGCGGCTCGCGGCGCAGGGCATGTCCAATCGCGATATCGCTGCTCAGCTGTTCCTCAGCCCGCGGACCGTGGGGCATCACCTGTACAAGGCATATCCGAAGCTTGGTGTGTTGTCGCGAGGCGAGCTGGCCGAGCTACCGCTCGACGTGGATTGA
- the ilvA gene encoding threonine ammonia-lyase IlvA encodes MSNPLEVLDELSASRPALSADEIDAAAKRIADIIEPTPLQFSARLSALTGAQVYLKREDFSAVRSYKLRGAYNLIVQLTPDEKAAGVVAASAGNHAQGVAFACKAMGISGRIYVPTTTPKQKRDRIRVHGGEFVELIAVGETYDAAAAAAAADVERTGATMVPPFDDVRTAAGQGTIAAEILEQLGTSPDLVVVPVGGGGCLAGIGTYLRNRSPQTGILGVEPAGAASMTAALVAGGPVTLPEIDPFVDGAAVRRIGDVPFAAVSGFGGRVVSHGSLPLLTATESPGGAGAFRIMQVDEGAICTAMLDLYQNEGIIAEPAGALAVTGLSEITVEPGSTVVCLISGGNNDVSRYGEIIERSLVHRGLKHYFLVDFPQEPGALRRFLNEVLGPDDDITLFEYVKRNNRETGAALVGIELGAPDGLAPLLERIADTPLQCERLVPGSPAYRYLT; translated from the coding sequence GTGTCCAATCCGCTCGAGGTCCTCGACGAACTGTCCGCTTCCCGTCCCGCACTGAGCGCGGACGAGATCGACGCCGCCGCCAAGCGCATTGCCGACATTATCGAGCCGACCCCGCTGCAGTTCAGCGCCCGACTCTCGGCGCTGACCGGTGCGCAGGTCTACCTCAAACGCGAAGACTTCTCGGCCGTGCGCTCCTACAAGTTGCGTGGCGCCTACAACCTGATCGTGCAGCTCACCCCGGACGAGAAAGCCGCAGGCGTGGTCGCGGCCAGCGCGGGCAATCACGCCCAGGGCGTCGCCTTCGCCTGCAAGGCGATGGGAATCAGCGGCCGCATCTACGTTCCGACCACCACGCCGAAGCAGAAGCGTGACCGCATCCGGGTGCACGGCGGCGAGTTCGTGGAGCTGATCGCCGTCGGAGAAACCTACGATGCGGCCGCCGCGGCCGCCGCCGCCGATGTCGAGCGCACCGGCGCGACCATGGTGCCGCCGTTCGACGATGTGCGCACCGCGGCCGGTCAGGGCACCATCGCCGCCGAAATCCTGGAGCAGCTCGGCACCTCCCCCGATCTGGTGGTGGTGCCGGTAGGCGGCGGCGGCTGCCTGGCCGGCATCGGCACCTACCTGCGCAACCGCTCGCCACAGACCGGAATTCTCGGCGTGGAACCGGCAGGCGCGGCCTCGATGACCGCGGCGCTGGTTGCGGGCGGACCGGTGACGCTGCCGGAGATCGACCCGTTCGTGGACGGTGCCGCAGTGCGCCGGATCGGCGATGTGCCCTTCGCGGCGGTCTCGGGCTTCGGCGGCCGGGTGGTGTCCCATGGCTCGCTGCCTTTACTCACCGCTACCGAATCTCCCGGTGGCGCAGGCGCTTTCCGTATCATGCAGGTGGACGAAGGCGCGATCTGCACAGCCATGCTGGACCTCTACCAGAACGAGGGCATCATCGCCGAGCCCGCGGGCGCGCTCGCGGTTACGGGGCTGTCGGAGATCACCGTCGAACCCGGCTCGACGGTGGTGTGCCTGATCTCCGGCGGCAATAACGACGTGTCCCGCTACGGCGAGATCATCGAGCGTTCGCTGGTGCACCGCGGCCTGAAGCACTACTTCCTGGTGGACTTTCCGCAGGAGCCGGGCGCGCTGCGGCGCTTCTTGAACGAGGTGCTCGGGCCCGACGACGACATCACCCTGTTCGAGTACGTCAAGCGCAACAACCGGGAAACCGGTGCGGCGCTGGTCGGTATCGAACTCGGCGCGCCGGATGGGTTGGCGCCACTGCTGGAGCGCATCGCGGACACTCCGCTCCAGTGCGAGCGGCTGGTGCCGGGTTCTCCGGCCTACCGCTATCTGACCTGA
- a CDS encoding nitroreductase family deazaflavin-dependent oxidoreductase: MPLTGDYAPSTSDWARKQAETYESSGGTDGTSLQGKPVILLTTRGAKTGLLRKTPLMRVEHDGEYAIVASLGGAPKNPVWYYNIKADPHVELRDGTVTKDYIAHEVFGDEKARWWERSVAVWPDYANYQTKTDRQIPVFVLTPQ, from the coding sequence ATGCCACTCACAGGAGACTATGCACCGAGCACGTCCGACTGGGCCCGCAAGCAGGCGGAAACGTACGAGAGCTCCGGCGGCACCGACGGCACCTCGCTGCAGGGCAAGCCGGTAATCCTGCTCACCACGCGGGGCGCGAAGACGGGCTTGCTGCGCAAGACGCCGCTGATGCGGGTCGAACACGACGGGGAATACGCGATCGTCGCCTCGCTGGGCGGCGCACCGAAGAACCCCGTCTGGTACTACAACATCAAGGCCGATCCGCACGTCGAGCTGCGCGATGGCACCGTGACGAAGGACTACATCGCCCACGAGGTCTTCGGTGACGAGAAGGCCAGATGGTGGGAGCGATCCGTCGCTGTCTGGCCGGACTACGCGAACTACCAGACGAAGACCGACCGTCAGATCCCGGTCTTCGTCCTCACCCCGCAGTAA